The following DNA comes from Anaerostipes rhamnosivorans.
TGAAGGTGGTCACTTTTGCGCACACCGGATTTAAAAGATCATAGATCTCTTTTAAATATAAAGGCGCCACATGACTCTCTGTCACGATGCAGACCTTCCGTCCGGACAGACCCAGACCGGACATCGCCTCCATAAGGTCCTCAAAGGAATCCCTGAAATAAATGTCATATATCTTTTGTCCCTGTTCCCTGACTTCCAGACTATTCTTCTCCATCATATTTAGGCTCCTCTGTCACTGCTGCCTCCGTCTCTTCCTTGTCTGATTTTTTGGAAATCTCCAGTTCATAGACCGGATTCTTAAGATAATCCAGCTGGCCGTTGATAAACTGCAGCATTCTGGACTTGTAAGACACATAATCTCCGTTTAATTTATTGATCTGTTTTTCCAGAGCATCGATCTCTTCCTGCTTTTGCTGGTTCTCTTTATCGAAGGCTTCCCTGGCCTGTCGTGCAAAATCTTCAGCTTCTCTCCTGGCCTTGTCTATGATCTCTCTGGCCTCCATCTCTGCCTGTTCTTCCATGGATTTTGCCGCCTTGTCTGCGTTTGCGATGGTTTCCTTGGAAGTTTCCTCCGCAAGGACCAGTGCCTTTTTCAAGGATTCTTCGATCACCCGGTAGTGATCCAGGTTCTCAGTCAAAGCGGAAACCCTCTCTTTTAATTCATTGTTCTCCTTGTAGACCTTCTCGTAATCTCTGGCCACTTCCTCCAGGAACTCATCCACTTCAATAGCCTTATAGCCAAATCCTCTTTTCAGTTCCTTCCCTAATAACTCGATTGGTGTAATCATCTGTCTCCTCCTATTTATAAATTTGCAGCTTCACGTGGTACCTGCCCTTTTTCGTCTCTCTTCCCTGCTCCGAAAACCGGAACTTTCCAAATCCACGGACAGATATAACGTCTTCTGGTTTTGCCTGGTAACTGTTCCTTGTCTCCAATTTCCCCCGGATAAATACTTTCTGGCTCTGAAACAATGAAAGAGCCTTGCTTCTGGACAGGCCGTAAGCCAGCCCAACAAGCGCATCCAGCCTTGGTGAAGACACAAAGCCATCTTTTGTAATATACTCCTGCTGATAATGGATCTCTTTAAAATCCACAACGGCAGTGTTTACTTGAGTATTCCTAACCTTTGTAAGTTCATGGCACAGAAACCCGGCCATATGTTCAAAACAGAAAATGTACGCCTCTTTTCCTGAGACTAAAATGTCTCCGATCTGGCTTCTCTCGATTCCCAGGTTCATAAGTGCCCCTAGATAATCTCTGTGTGACAGGGGTTCTGCGTATTTTTCAAAAAGAGGCGAGACTTTGGCACAGGCCAATGGAATCTCACCTTCATATCCGAACATTTCCTTTGAGCCGAACACAACAATACAGCGGTCATAATCTTCATGGCCGCCATAAAGTGAGGCATCTGCAAAGGACAGTTCCTTTCTCATCTCGTGAAAGAGGCTCTGTTCCCTCTCTGACAGAAACGGAGTATGGGTATACACCGAATTCATAAATGCAGTCTGCGCTAATTCTTCCAAACGTTTTTTAAACAGCTGCTCATCCATCGCTTACTTTAATTGCGGGGAGATGATGTTTTCATTCATGATCTCACTTCTTAAATCCCCGTTGACTTCAATACTGTCCGGTGCCGCGATAAAGATATTGTTTGAAACAGCCTGTAAGGATCCGTCAATAGCATAAGTCGCTCCGCCCACAAAATCAATGCTTCTCTGGGCTACCGTAAGCTCCACGCCTTCTAAGTTGATGACAACGGTCTTTCCTTCTTTTAAAAGGTCTGCCGCCGTCTGGGCCTCTGCAAAATCCTGAGGTTTGATCACATAAACTTCTACTCCGTGTCCGTTCATAGATACCACTTTCCCCGTTCCAAAGCGTCTCGGCTTTGGTTCTTTGTTTTCT
Coding sequences within:
- a CDS encoding cell division protein SepF; amino-acid sequence: MGAVDKLLNFMKLTEDEEYDEYDEYEEEEEEDLDTERRSFFRKKDTVKEESNVIEPIAYTSRENKEPKPRRFGTGKVVSMNGHGVEVYVIKPQDFAEAQTAADLLKEGKTVVINLEGVELTVAQRSIDFVGGATYAIDGSLQAVSNNIFIAAPDSIEVNGDLRSEIMNENIISPQLK
- a CDS encoding YlmH family RNA-binding protein — translated: MDEQLFKKRLEELAQTAFMNSVYTHTPFLSEREQSLFHEMRKELSFADASLYGGHEDYDRCIVVFGSKEMFGYEGEIPLACAKVSPLFEKYAEPLSHRDYLGALMNLGIERSQIGDILVSGKEAYIFCFEHMAGFLCHELTKVRNTQVNTAVVDFKEIHYQQEYITKDGFVSSPRLDALVGLAYGLSRSKALSLFQSQKVFIRGKLETRNSYQAKPEDVISVRGFGKFRFSEQGRETKKGRYHVKLQIYK
- a CDS encoding DivIVA domain-containing protein, which codes for MITPIELLGKELKRGFGYKAIEVDEFLEEVARDYEKVYKENNELKERVSALTENLDHYRVIEESLKKALVLAEETSKETIANADKAAKSMEEQAEMEAREIIDKARREAEDFARQAREAFDKENQQKQEEIDALEKQINKLNGDYVSYKSRMLQFINGQLDYLKNPVYELEISKKSDKEETEAAVTEEPKYDGEE